In one Shewanella loihica PV-4 genomic region, the following are encoded:
- a CDS encoding M14 family metallopeptidase: protein MSLYSRATLLCLATFGASAMAETSGPQPAQVSLNKTYINDAILPPSITWHGASEALLRAADDPWATPFEQGGLKSSPSYDDTFAWLDKLLATSDKLHKVSLGKSPQGRDIWMIVASQEGAATPDELQVNGKPTLLVQAGIHSGEIDGKDAGMMLLRDMVMGDKQALLTGANLLFVPIFSVDAHERSGQFNRVNQRGPVEMGWRTTAKNLNLNRDYAKADTLEMQHMLAAINLWQPDLYIDVHVTDGIDYQYDVTFGYNLAQGLSPASYRWLNDKYRPKVEQALSAQGHVPGPLVFAIDNRDLNQGLSLWNASPRYSNGYGDARHLPTILIENHSLKPFKQRVLGTYLMLASTLEVLGEQGTALRSAIKQDSYRYSDRITLTWQSETQPKGWDFKGIDYRLEQSPISGETVVRWTGEPKLYENLPVIGKTRADIKVNRPKAYYIPPQWQEVIERLSIHGIRMTRLEQSKTLTLTQYRFGEPAFDAKDYEGRQRVSAPVSSHKAKVALPAGTVKISTQQPLGDLAILLLEPQSPDSLLQWGFFNPIFTRTEYIEHYAVEPLAVKMLKEDASLAAEFEAALKDPEFAKDAEARLRWFYERSPYFDKQYRVYPVLRD, encoded by the coding sequence ATGTCCCTATATTCTCGCGCTACGCTCCTCTGTCTCGCCACCTTCGGCGCATCCGCCATGGCAGAGACCAGCGGCCCTCAACCGGCCCAAGTCTCGTTAAATAAGACTTATATCAATGATGCCATCTTGCCGCCGAGCATCACCTGGCACGGCGCCAGCGAAGCCTTGCTGCGCGCGGCAGATGACCCTTGGGCGACCCCCTTCGAGCAGGGCGGCCTAAAGTCCAGCCCCAGCTATGACGACACCTTCGCCTGGCTGGATAAGCTGCTCGCCACCAGCGATAAGCTCCACAAGGTTTCCTTGGGTAAGAGTCCTCAGGGGCGAGATATCTGGATGATAGTGGCGAGCCAGGAGGGGGCAGCGACCCCCGATGAACTGCAGGTCAATGGTAAGCCAACACTCTTGGTGCAGGCGGGGATCCACTCGGGCGAGATAGATGGCAAGGATGCGGGCATGATGTTGCTGCGCGACATGGTGATGGGAGACAAGCAGGCGCTGTTAACCGGTGCGAACCTCCTCTTCGTGCCTATCTTCAGCGTCGATGCCCACGAGCGCAGCGGCCAGTTTAACCGGGTTAACCAGAGGGGCCCGGTGGAGATGGGCTGGCGCACTACGGCCAAGAATCTTAACCTTAATCGCGACTATGCCAAGGCAGATACCCTGGAGATGCAGCATATGTTGGCGGCAATTAACCTTTGGCAGCCGGATCTCTATATCGATGTGCATGTCACCGACGGCATAGATTATCAATATGATGTCACCTTCGGCTATAACCTGGCTCAGGGACTGAGTCCCGCCAGCTATCGCTGGCTCAACGACAAGTATCGTCCCAAAGTCGAGCAGGCGCTCAGCGCCCAGGGACATGTGCCCGGCCCCTTGGTGTTTGCCATCGATAATCGCGACCTGAACCAGGGGCTCTCCCTGTGGAATGCCAGCCCACGCTACTCCAACGGTTATGGCGACGCCCGTCATCTGCCCACCATATTGATCGAGAATCATAGCCTCAAGCCCTTCAAGCAGCGAGTGCTCGGCACCTATTTGATGCTGGCCTCGACCCTGGAGGTGTTAGGCGAGCAGGGCACGGCGCTGCGCAGCGCCATCAAGCAGGACAGCTATCGCTACAGCGACCGCATCACACTGACCTGGCAGTCGGAGACCCAGCCTAAGGGGTGGGACTTCAAGGGGATAGATTATCGCCTGGAGCAGAGCCCCATTAGCGGCGAGACGGTCGTGCGCTGGACCGGCGAGCCCAAGCTGTACGAGAACCTGCCCGTGATAGGTAAGACACGCGCAGACATTAAGGTGAATCGTCCAAAGGCCTACTATATTCCGCCTCAGTGGCAGGAGGTGATCGAGCGTCTGAGCATTCATGGCATACGCATGACGCGCCTGGAGCAGTCCAAGACTCTTACCCTGACTCAATATCGATTCGGTGAGCCTGCGTTCGACGCCAAGGACTACGAGGGACGCCAGCGGGTCTCAGCCCCTGTGTCGAGCCACAAGGCTAAGGTGGCGCTGCCGGCGGGCACGGTGAAGATCAGCACTCAGCAGCCCCTCGGCGATCTGGCTATCCTCTTGCTGGAGCCGCAGTCACCCGACTCGCTGCTGCAGTGGGGCTTCTTCAATCCTATCTTTACCCGCACCGAATATATCGAGCACTACGCGGTAGAGCCGCTGGCGGTAAAGATGCTCAAGGAGGACGCATCCCTGGCCGCCGAGTTTGAGGCGGCGCTCAAGGATCCTGAATTTGCCAAGGATGCCGAGGCGAGACTGCGCTGGTTCTACGAGCGTAGCCCCTATTTTGATAAGCAGTACAGGGTCTATCCCGTACTGAGAGACTAA
- a CDS encoding class I SAM-dependent methyltransferase: MDYLTLNRTAWNHRTLEHLDSSFYDVSGFLAGNSSLQEIELADLKVKGKSLLHLQCHFGLDTLSLARLGAEVTGVDLSDTAIHHARRLAEACDLKADFICSDLYQAGTQLQQQFDMVYTSYGALCWLPDLGRWAELIYESLLPGGEFYMVEFHPVQAMMEGYSYFTQQEPDVEEEGTYTENASDTKHTMVTWPHSLADVIGALIQAGLKVEAIQEYPFSPYDAFDNLVTGESLGLSSDRPRYYQLHQGKPIPMVYSLSARKPE; this comes from the coding sequence GTGGATTATCTGACCCTAAATCGAACGGCCTGGAATCACAGGACCCTAGAACATCTAGACTCTAGCTTCTACGATGTAAGTGGCTTTCTCGCCGGCAACAGCTCGCTGCAGGAGATAGAGCTAGCCGACCTTAAGGTAAAGGGAAAAAGCCTACTGCACCTACAGTGCCATTTCGGCCTGGACACTCTCTCCCTGGCTCGCCTCGGCGCCGAGGTCACTGGCGTGGATCTCTCCGACACCGCCATCCATCATGCCAGGCGACTGGCCGAGGCCTGCGACCTTAAGGCCGACTTTATCTGCAGCGATCTCTACCAAGCGGGCACGCAGCTGCAGCAGCAGTTCGATATGGTCTACACCTCCTATGGCGCCCTCTGCTGGCTGCCGGATCTAGGTCGTTGGGCAGAGTTGATTTATGAGTCGCTGCTACCCGGTGGTGAGTTTTATATGGTGGAGTTTCATCCCGTGCAGGCAATGATGGAGGGTTACAGTTATTTTACCCAGCAGGAGCCGGATGTTGAGGAGGAAGGCACCTATACGGAAAACGCCAGCGACACCAAACACACCATGGTGACCTGGCCCCACTCCCTGGCCGATGTGATAGGGGCGCTCATCCAAGCCGGACTCAAGGTAGAGGCGATTCAGGAGTATCCCTTCAGCCCCTATGATGCCTTCGACAATCTGGTGACGGGAGAGAGCCTAGGGCTCTCAAGCGACAGGCCCAGGTATTATCAGCTACATCAGGGCAAGCCGATCCCTATGGTCTACAGCCTGTCGGCCCGTAAACCTGAGTAA
- a CDS encoding phosphatase PAP2 family protein, whose translation MFRLTQAQTTRETALTMTTDRSRYGTLILLVSMLALLCLNQDLNLSLFRAINGLSPSLPQWLQLGITDLGHGSTLGTIVLICLLRRPELMPRVLTASLLSMILVPLLKQYFDAPRPAATLDFLYIVGETRLHHSFPSGHSTSAFLFAGSLLMVMQDKKSKWVLLMGAAMVALSRILVGAHWPVDTLAGALLGLSCAYVASYVPLVHLSPRHWKILMGILLLTLLVCQYKETSSQMAWQIIGLRWGLLLLAGVLVLRQYLQSRQPLTPRKWVRA comes from the coding sequence ATGTTCAGACTGACCCAGGCTCAGACCACCAGAGAAACAGCCCTGACGATGACCACAGATCGCAGCCGCTACGGCACGCTGATCCTACTGGTCAGCATGCTGGCGCTGCTCTGCCTGAATCAGGATCTCAACCTGAGCCTCTTTCGTGCCATCAACGGCCTCTCACCTAGCCTGCCCCAGTGGCTACAGCTAGGGATAACCGATCTCGGCCACGGCAGCACCCTAGGCACTATCGTACTCATCTGTCTGCTGCGTCGCCCCGAGCTGATGCCGCGGGTACTGACCGCCAGCCTGCTGTCGATGATCTTGGTCCCGCTGCTAAAACAGTATTTCGATGCCCCCAGACCGGCGGCAACCCTGGATTTTCTCTATATCGTCGGCGAGACGCGTCTGCACCACAGCTTTCCCTCTGGCCATAGCACCAGTGCCTTCCTGTTCGCCGGTAGCTTGCTGATGGTAATGCAGGATAAGAAGAGTAAGTGGGTCCTGTTGATGGGGGCGGCCATGGTGGCGCTGTCACGCATCTTGGTCGGCGCCCATTGGCCGGTAGACACGCTGGCGGGCGCCCTGTTGGGATTAAGCTGCGCCTATGTCGCCTCCTATGTTCCCCTGGTGCATTTGTCGCCAAGGCACTGGAAAATCCTGATGGGCATCTTGCTGCTAACGCTGCTGGTATGCCAGTACAAGGAGACCTCTTCGCAGATGGCCTGGCAGATCATTGGCCTTCGTTGGGGACTCCTGCTGCTAGCCGGCGTGCTGGTGCTTCGCCAATACCTGCAGTCTCGCCAGCCGCTCACCCCGCGTAAGTGGGTCAGAGCCTAA
- a CDS encoding phosphatase PAP2 family protein, with amino-acid sequence MNLQQQAKAMGMPAQDKYQGRGFIGLLLFLLCLHLLVLNSAVNLSLFRFFNGIAAYAPADLLLLITDLGDGITLGVITLCCLVKRPELLLRVVIASVLSLILVPLLKQTFDAPRPAVILETLNIVGEIRLKHSFPSGHTATAFLFAGTLFFAYRQTQIKCLAIAFASLVGLSRIVVGAHWPEDVIMGAFVGLFCAYAAAHCPLVKLTQFHKALILAFLWCVLVVSELDKSFDKDHIWPILMLRWGLIATAALLIWREYGAMHRVRRWLAFQG; translated from the coding sequence ATGAATTTACAACAACAAGCAAAGGCAATGGGAATGCCTGCGCAAGACAAGTACCAGGGACGCGGCTTTATTGGATTACTCTTGTTTCTGCTCTGTCTTCACCTCTTGGTGTTGAACTCGGCAGTCAATCTATCCCTATTTCGATTCTTTAACGGCATTGCGGCCTACGCCCCAGCCGATCTCCTCCTGCTGATCACAGACTTAGGCGATGGCATCACCCTCGGGGTGATCACTCTCTGCTGTCTGGTGAAACGGCCAGAGCTTCTGCTCAGGGTTGTCATCGCCAGCGTGCTGTCGCTGATCTTGGTGCCCCTGCTGAAGCAGACCTTCGATGCGCCTCGTCCGGCAGTAATATTAGAGACACTGAATATCGTCGGTGAGATCCGCCTGAAACACAGTTTTCCTTCGGGCCATACCGCCACCGCCTTCCTGTTTGCCGGCACTCTCTTCTTCGCCTATCGGCAGACCCAGATTAAATGCCTGGCAATCGCTTTCGCCAGCCTGGTGGGCCTGTCTCGCATCGTCGTCGGCGCGCACTGGCCAGAGGACGTGATCATGGGCGCCTTCGTCGGTCTCTTCTGCGCCTATGCGGCGGCCCACTGCCCCCTGGTCAAGCTCACCCAGTTCCACAAGGCGCTCATCTTGGCCTTCCTCTGGTGTGTGTTGGTGGTGAGCGAGCTGGATAAGAGTTTCGACAAAGATCATATCTGGCCAATACTCATGCTCAGATGGGGCCTAATTGCCACGGCCGCCCTGTTGATCTGGCGTGAATATGGCGCCATGCACAGGGTAAGACGTTGGCTGGCGTTTCAAGGTTAA
- a CDS encoding GIY-YIG nuclease family protein — translation MAARAAVIVTLRTRPKSTPSSSACWDSPKMPQEKLASTTWSLYMIRCANGHLYTGITTDIDRRFKEHSDNGPKTAKYLRGKGPLTLVYHEQVGCRSDALKREIAVKRLTKTQKVALIHFDANGECP, via the coding sequence ATGGCGGCAAGAGCGGCCGTTATCGTCACTTTGAGGACACGGCCGAAGAGTACGCCTTCTTCTTCGGCCTGTTGGGACTCGCCTAAGATGCCCCAGGAGAAGTTAGCTAGCACCACCTGGAGCCTCTACATGATCCGCTGCGCCAACGGTCACCTCTATACTGGGATCACCACAGATATCGACCGCCGCTTCAAGGAACATAGCGACAATGGCCCCAAGACGGCCAAATACCTCAGGGGCAAGGGGCCACTGACCCTGGTCTATCACGAGCAGGTCGGCTGCCGCTCGGATGCCCTGAAGCGGGAGATCGCCGTGAAAAGGCTCACAAAAACGCAAAAAGTCGCCCTAATACACTTTGATGCAAATGGTGAATGCCCCTAA
- a CDS encoding S9 family peptidase, whose protein sequence is MSGITPPVARKQAHPLKHHGIERIDDYHWLRDDERQSPEVLAHLEAENAYHKACFAPFEPLQQTLFQELIGRVDKDESSVPYRWHQHWYYKRYQGEQEYPLFGRKRELEGEEQLLLDANERAQGKEFYSMGGLSVSPDETLLAISEDTLSRRLYRISIKRLDTGEWLSDSLSDTDGEIVWAKDNQHIFYIAKDPQTLLGNRVYCHRLGDPQANDRLVYQEADDSFYLSIGKSLDESRILLTHESTLTSEVSILDANQPEACFKPLLARETGHEYSVAKRGEEYYILTNWQAVNFRLMKATESSFADKRSWQEIIPADESRRLEDLLVLKDYLVVQYRQQGLSQIRILPLNGAPEYELDFDDAAYVVGLDVNPTQDSHHLRIYYASPSTPESIYLVDLTQASPRRLLKQERVLGGFDSQHYQTERLFIDARDGAKVPVTLVYRKDKFRQDGSNPLYQYGYGAYGYTIEPDFDSAILSLLDRGVVYAVAHVRGGEMLGRPWYDAGRLMQKQNSFNDFIDVTLALVELGYCARDKVVASGGSAGGLLMGAVINQAPQHYLAVAAHVPFVDIVTTMLDESLPLTTNEYDEWGNPNQAEAYRYMLSYSPYDNISRQAYPHLLVTTGLHDSQVQYFEPAKWVAKLREYKQDEHLLLFHIDMEAGHGGKSGRYRHFEDTAEEYAFFFGLLGLA, encoded by the coding sequence ATGTCAGGGATAACGCCCCCGGTCGCACGCAAACAAGCCCACCCTCTCAAACATCACGGTATCGAGCGTATCGATGACTACCATTGGCTTCGAGATGACGAGCGCCAATCCCCCGAGGTACTGGCTCATCTGGAGGCGGAAAACGCCTACCACAAGGCCTGTTTTGCCCCCTTCGAGCCACTGCAGCAGACGTTGTTTCAGGAGCTTATCGGCCGAGTCGACAAGGATGAGTCGAGCGTCCCCTATCGCTGGCACCAACATTGGTACTACAAGCGCTATCAGGGAGAGCAGGAGTACCCGCTGTTTGGCCGCAAACGCGAGCTGGAGGGCGAAGAGCAGCTACTGCTGGATGCCAACGAGCGCGCCCAGGGTAAGGAGTTTTATAGCATGGGCGGGCTGAGCGTCAGCCCAGATGAAACCCTGCTGGCCATCAGCGAAGATACCCTGAGTCGGCGCCTCTATCGCATTAGCATCAAGCGCCTGGACACGGGTGAATGGCTCAGCGACAGCCTTAGCGACACGGATGGCGAAATCGTCTGGGCCAAGGATAACCAACACATCTTCTATATTGCCAAGGATCCTCAAACCCTACTGGGCAATCGCGTCTATTGCCACCGCTTGGGTGATCCCCAGGCCAATGACCGCCTGGTGTATCAGGAGGCGGACGACAGCTTCTACCTGTCGATCGGCAAGAGCCTGGATGAGTCGCGCATCCTGCTCACCCACGAGAGTACGCTCACCAGCGAGGTGTCCATCTTAGATGCCAACCAACCAGAGGCATGCTTTAAGCCACTGCTTGCGCGGGAAACTGGACACGAATATTCGGTGGCTAAGCGCGGTGAGGAGTATTACATACTCACCAACTGGCAGGCGGTGAACTTCCGTCTGATGAAGGCCACAGAGTCGAGCTTCGCCGATAAGCGCAGCTGGCAGGAGATCATTCCCGCAGATGAGTCGCGCCGCCTGGAAGATCTTCTGGTGTTAAAAGACTATCTTGTGGTGCAGTATCGCCAGCAGGGGCTGAGTCAGATCCGCATCTTGCCCCTCAACGGCGCCCCGGAATATGAACTCGACTTCGACGATGCCGCCTACGTGGTGGGTCTTGATGTTAACCCGACTCAAGATAGCCATCATCTGCGCATCTACTACGCCAGCCCATCGACGCCCGAGTCCATCTACTTGGTGGATCTCACCCAGGCCAGCCCGAGACGCCTGCTGAAACAGGAGCGAGTACTCGGCGGCTTCGATAGCCAACACTACCAGACTGAGCGGCTCTTCATCGACGCCAGAGACGGCGCCAAGGTGCCCGTGACCCTGGTTTATCGCAAGGACAAGTTTCGCCAGGACGGCAGCAACCCCTTGTATCAATATGGCTATGGCGCCTACGGCTACACCATAGAACCTGACTTCGACAGCGCCATCCTCAGCCTGTTGGATCGCGGCGTCGTCTATGCGGTCGCTCACGTGCGCGGTGGCGAGATGTTGGGGCGTCCCTGGTACGACGCCGGCCGCCTGATGCAAAAACAGAACAGCTTCAACGACTTTATCGACGTCACCCTAGCCTTGGTGGAGCTAGGCTACTGCGCCCGGGACAAGGTGGTTGCCAGTGGCGGCAGTGCCGGTGGCCTCCTGATGGGCGCGGTGATCAATCAGGCACCGCAGCATTATCTGGCCGTGGCGGCCCACGTGCCCTTCGTCGATATCGTCACCACAATGCTCGACGAATCGCTGCCCCTGACCACCAACGAGTATGATGAGTGGGGTAACCCGAATCAGGCCGAGGCTTACCGCTACATGCTGAGCTATTCGCCCTACGACAACATCAGCCGTCAGGCCTACCCGCACCTGCTGGTCACCACAGGCCTGCACGACTCTCAGGTGCAATATTTCGAGCCCGCCAAATGGGTGGCGAAACTCAGAGAATATAAACAAGACGAGCACCTGTTGCTGTTTCATATCGACATGGAGGCGGGTCATGGCGGCAAGAGCGGCCGTTATCGTCACTTTGAGGACACGGCCGAAGAGTACGCCTTCTTCTTCGGCCTGTTGGGACTCGCCTAA
- the ribB gene encoding 3,4-dihydroxy-2-butanone-4-phosphate synthase: MNQSLLSPFGDAITRVEAALTALRAGQGVLVVDDEDRENEGDLIYSAEHLTQEQMALLIRECSGIVCLCLTDERVKQLELPPMVEDNSSQYGTAFTVSIEAKVGVTTGVSAADRVTTIKAAIADDAKPSDLARPGHVYPLRAQPGGVLTRRGHTEGTIDLMKLAGLKPAGVLCEVTNVNGTMARLPEIIAFGEQHKMPVLTIEDIVCYRKSLLEKAS; the protein is encoded by the coding sequence ATGAATCAGTCTCTACTTTCTCCCTTTGGCGATGCCATCACTCGCGTCGAAGCAGCTCTCACGGCGCTTAGAGCCGGTCAAGGCGTGCTGGTGGTCGACGATGAAGATCGCGAAAACGAAGGGGACCTTATCTATAGCGCAGAACACCTGACCCAAGAACAGATGGCACTGCTGATCCGTGAATGTAGCGGTATCGTCTGTCTCTGTCTCACCGACGAGCGGGTGAAGCAGCTGGAGCTACCGCCCATGGTGGAAGACAACTCCAGCCAATACGGCACCGCCTTTACCGTGAGTATCGAAGCCAAGGTGGGGGTGACCACAGGTGTGTCGGCGGCCGATCGCGTAACCACTATCAAGGCCGCCATCGCCGATGATGCCAAGCCTAGCGACCTGGCCCGTCCCGGCCATGTCTATCCGCTACGGGCGCAGCCCGGTGGCGTGCTAACACGTCGGGGCCATACCGAGGGCACCATAGATCTGATGAAGCTGGCGGGACTCAAGCCGGCCGGCGTGCTGTGTGAAGTGACTAATGTCAACGGCACAATGGCGCGTCTGCCAGAGATCATCGCCTTCGGCGAGCAGCATAAGATGCCTGTGCTGACCATCGAAGATATCGTCTGCTATCGCAAGTCATTGCTGGAAAAGGCGAGCTAA
- a CDS encoding EAL domain-containing protein, with protein sequence MLNRYSLSQKLILLATIPMLLLLIFGSLRMLDLIERQQTAQRNALGVMITEQTQKLIFALQNERGLSAGFVASQGNRFERRLQTQRRQTDKALQDLLDAPNIANLHLSLSDIDRPSVNLQQSVDTIHALGARLKQVRQGIDSRTEGSGFNFYSEFTQHLLVLISQIQSQVQNTLLAKAYNDLIHMLKLQELAGKDRDLLNRLLAADSLDHQAYLAQYSMQDDLLDAFHEMLSTTSPADLALIKETLDNEATQELLLMKGRVKAQVNLILLANRLRERLGYGGLIDHYQDYLLSGEETNIILFEEDCLAIQGLLQQAQKLPHVTSPQREALAQIDNTVEQYRQAVDAQRQHRLSGHAGPLPQEGRAIIADQAMLAALSQLQHQHPAVASEAWWALATEALGQMNQASLTLSNNIANLVQRQGREALSFLVLGIMAAMCNFLFLIVLGRLIVNNLVTRIGTIASLMQRMAQNTQLQLSVPVDGRDEVAKMAMALNAMLSERQEANRELSLASAVFEYCAEGIVVTDKDNLIEAVNPAFTQITGYTLEEVKGRSPAVLNSHQQPHHFYEQMWQSLKQYGKWQGEIWNKRKNGQIFPEYLAITVVKDDKGRVVQHIGLFLDISNRKKYEQDIWYKSNYDALTNLPNRQLYTSRLSQMLQLAEQRCCSVAVLFIDLDRFKYINDIYGHAVGDELLQVAAARLEALLEQHDFVARLSGDEFVVVMGHTKHQGEIEQRAQNILQHLSSPFGINRNELLISASVGISCYPSNGTSVEVLTRNAETAMYQAKQDGRNCFGYFSPDMNNNMLARITLEQSLRSAVLQHEFCLHYQPIVDTSSGEGVALEALLRWRHPQRGLVPPDEFIPIAEETGLIEPIGEWVIQQALRDLRQCHSQGIMINMAINVSGRQLAHGDPSHFACMLNGLLQKYDVAPQYVHIEITESILMADTELSLKALTAIRHLGVEIYLDDFGTGYSSLSYLKQFPISVIKIDKSFVDNMLEDRADANLIKAIITMGQSLDMRLVAEGVESEPQRSFLQGLGCDFVQGYLVAKPMPLKELEPLLRRIVREKPTSLL encoded by the coding sequence ATGCTGAACCGGTATAGTCTGAGCCAGAAATTAATCTTGCTGGCGACTATCCCCATGTTGCTGCTGCTGATCTTCGGCAGCTTGCGCATGCTCGATCTGATCGAGCGTCAGCAGACGGCCCAGCGCAATGCCCTGGGGGTGATGATCACAGAGCAGACCCAGAAGCTCATCTTCGCCCTGCAGAACGAGCGCGGCCTGTCGGCCGGTTTTGTCGCCAGCCAGGGTAATCGATTCGAGCGGCGGCTACAGACCCAGCGGCGCCAGACAGACAAGGCATTGCAGGATCTGCTGGATGCCCCCAATATCGCTAACCTGCATCTCTCCCTCAGCGACATAGACAGGCCGAGCGTCAACCTGCAACAGAGTGTCGATACCATTCATGCCCTGGGCGCCCGCCTCAAGCAGGTGCGTCAGGGAATAGATAGTCGCACTGAGGGAAGCGGCTTTAACTTCTACAGCGAGTTCACTCAGCACCTCTTGGTGCTCATCTCCCAGATCCAGTCCCAGGTACAAAACACCCTGCTCGCCAAGGCCTACAATGACCTTATCCATATGCTCAAGCTACAGGAGTTGGCGGGCAAAGATCGCGACCTGCTCAACCGCCTGCTGGCCGCCGACAGCCTAGATCATCAGGCATATCTCGCCCAATACTCGATGCAGGATGACCTGCTGGACGCCTTCCACGAAATGCTCTCGACCACTTCCCCGGCGGATCTTGCCCTGATCAAGGAGACCCTAGATAACGAGGCGACCCAGGAGCTGCTGCTGATGAAAGGGCGGGTGAAGGCGCAGGTGAATCTTATTCTGCTGGCCAATCGCCTCAGGGAGCGGCTGGGGTATGGCGGCTTGATCGATCACTATCAGGATTACCTGCTCTCGGGCGAAGAGACCAACATCATACTGTTCGAAGAGGACTGCCTGGCCATACAGGGGCTTTTGCAACAGGCCCAGAAGCTGCCCCATGTGACCTCGCCACAGCGCGAGGCGCTGGCCCAGATAGATAATACCGTGGAGCAGTATCGTCAGGCGGTGGATGCCCAGCGCCAGCACAGATTATCAGGTCATGCCGGACCCCTTCCACAAGAGGGGCGAGCCATCATAGCCGATCAGGCCATGTTGGCGGCTCTTTCTCAGCTGCAACACCAACATCCGGCGGTAGCCAGTGAAGCATGGTGGGCGCTGGCCACTGAGGCCCTGGGGCAGATGAATCAGGCGAGCCTGACCCTGAGCAATAACATAGCTAACTTGGTACAACGTCAGGGGCGCGAGGCGCTCAGCTTCCTGGTGTTAGGCATCATGGCGGCCATGTGCAACTTTCTGTTTTTGATCGTCTTGGGTCGTCTCATAGTCAATAACCTGGTGACCCGTATCGGCACCATAGCCTCCCTGATGCAGCGCATGGCCCAGAATACTCAGCTGCAGCTGTCTGTGCCGGTGGATGGGCGAGACGAGGTCGCCAAGATGGCGATGGCCCTCAACGCCATGTTGAGTGAGCGCCAGGAGGCCAACCGTGAACTCTCCCTGGCCTCGGCGGTGTTTGAATACTGCGCCGAAGGGATAGTGGTCACCGACAAGGATAACCTGATCGAGGCGGTAAACCCCGCCTTTACCCAGATCACCGGCTATACCCTGGAGGAGGTGAAGGGTCGCAGCCCGGCCGTCCTCAATTCCCATCAGCAACCCCATCACTTCTATGAGCAGATGTGGCAGTCGCTCAAGCAATACGGCAAGTGGCAGGGGGAGATCTGGAACAAGCGTAAGAATGGCCAGATCTTTCCCGAATACCTGGCCATTACCGTGGTGAAGGATGACAAGGGGCGGGTGGTGCAACATATCGGCCTCTTCCTGGATATCAGTAACCGTAAGAAGTACGAGCAGGATATCTGGTACAAGTCCAACTACGACGCCCTGACCAACCTGCCTAATCGTCAGCTCTATACTTCGCGCCTGTCACAGATGTTGCAGCTGGCGGAGCAGCGTTGCTGCTCTGTGGCCGTGCTCTTCATCGATCTGGACAGGTTTAAATACATCAACGACATCTATGGCCACGCGGTGGGCGACGAGCTGCTGCAGGTGGCGGCCGCTAGGCTGGAAGCCCTGCTGGAACAGCATGACTTCGTCGCCCGTCTCAGTGGCGACGAGTTTGTGGTGGTCATGGGGCACACCAAGCATCAGGGCGAGATAGAGCAGCGGGCGCAGAATATATTGCAGCACCTGTCGTCGCCTTTCGGCATCAACCGCAACGAGCTGCTGATCTCCGCCAGTGTCGGCATCAGCTGTTACCCCAGCAACGGCACCAGTGTCGAGGTGCTGACCCGTAATGCCGAGACCGCCATGTATCAGGCAAAGCAAGATGGCCGCAACTGCTTCGGCTACTTCTCTCCCGACATGAACAACAACATGCTGGCACGTATCACCCTGGAGCAGTCGCTGCGCAGCGCCGTGCTGCAACACGAGTTCTGCCTGCATTATCAGCCGATTGTCGATACCAGCAGCGGTGAAGGTGTCGCCCTGGAGGCCTTGCTGCGTTGGCGTCATCCACAGCGTGGTCTGGTGCCCCCCGACGAGTTTATCCCCATCGCCGAAGAGACAGGGCTGATCGAGCCTATCGGCGAGTGGGTGATCCAGCAGGCGCTGCGTGATCTGCGCCAGTGCCATAGCCAGGGGATAATGATCAACATGGCGATCAACGTCTCTGGTCGTCAGCTGGCCCACGGCGATCCCAGCCATTTCGCCTGCATGCTCAACGGCTTGCTACAGAAATATGATGTAGCGCCCCAATATGTCCACATAGAGATCACCGAATCGATTCTGATGGCCGACACCGAGCTGTCGCTTAAGGCGTTGACGGCGATTCGTCACCTCGGGGTGGAGATCTACCTGGATGATTTCGGCACAGGCTACTCCTCCCTCAGCTATCTGAAGCAGTTCCCCATCTCGGTGATCAAGATAGACAAGAGTTTCGTCGACAACATGTTGGAAGACAGGGCGGATGCCAACCTGATCAAGGCGATCATCACCATGGGGCAGAGCCTGGATATGCGCCTAGTGGCCGAAGGGGTGGAGAGCGAGCCGCAGCGCAGCTTCCTGCAGGGGTTAGGCTGTGACTTCGTGCAGGGCTATCTTGTGGCCAAGCCCATGCCGCTCAAGGAGCTCGAGCCCTTGCTGCGCCGCATCGTTAGAGAGAAACCGACCTCATTGCTTTGA